Proteins from one Streptomyces sp. NBC_00289 genomic window:
- a CDS encoding response regulator — translation MTPVRLLLADDEHLIRGALAALLSLEDDLVVVAEAASGPEALAMALSHAPDVAVLDLQMPGADGVKVATSLRTELPGCRVLIVTSHGRPGHLKRALEAGVRGFVPKTVSARRLAEIIRTVHAGSRYVDPELAADAIAAGDSPLTSREAEVLELAADGAPVAEIARRAALSQGTVRNYLSSAVSKLGADNRHAAVRLARERGWV, via the coding sequence GTGACACCCGTACGCCTTCTGCTCGCCGACGACGAGCACCTCATCCGGGGTGCGCTGGCCGCGCTCCTGTCCCTGGAGGACGACCTGGTGGTCGTCGCGGAGGCGGCCAGCGGGCCCGAGGCACTGGCGATGGCCCTGTCCCACGCACCCGACGTGGCCGTCCTCGATCTGCAGATGCCCGGTGCGGACGGTGTGAAGGTCGCCACATCGCTGCGCACCGAACTGCCCGGCTGCAGGGTGCTGATCGTCACCAGTCACGGGCGGCCCGGCCATCTGAAGCGGGCCCTGGAGGCGGGCGTGCGCGGATTCGTGCCGAAGACCGTCAGCGCGCGGCGGCTGGCGGAGATCATCCGTACGGTGCACGCGGGGAGCCGTTACGTCGACCCGGAGTTGGCCGCCGACGCGATCGCCGCCGGTGACTCGCCGCTGACGTCGCGGGAGGCCGAGGTGCTGGAGCTGGCCGCCGACGGGGCACCCGTCGCGGAGATCGCGCGGCGGGCCGCGCTGTCGCAGGGGACCGTCCGCAACTACCTCTCGTCGGCCGTCTCCAAACTCGGCGCGGACAACCGTCATGCGGCGGTGCGTCTCGCCCGGGAGCGAGGTTGGGTATAG
- a CDS encoding sensor histidine kinase — MGAATLTDGGSEVRGPVRWWRGKSTPAKVETYTRWSFHFFVVVEVATFGLPAFSEVPAPTAGWLLLMVCAHAAACAVTASRALDWTRGRREQPVRLLWGLAAITAVIAATAIAVEELGPAGDGVDSAAGALFAGVLCYGAGVITLGVRDRLRAFAVVGGFAAASGILALPAGASGPGALGAMLAVLVGAGFLASTSMFSVWLLNAVYELDEARETRARLAVAEERLRFGRDLHDVMGRNLAVIALKSELAVQLARRGRPEAVDQMTEVQRIARESQREVRDVVRGYREADLGVELAGAQGVLTAAGIRCEVSGEADGLPAEVQSALGWVVREATTNVLRHGDAGRCAVALRVTPEHVVLTVENDGAGGPPGEGGSGLTGLRERLTAVDGTLEAGSVAEDRFRVVATVPLPTAPAVSEVVA; from the coding sequence GTGGGAGCCGCGACGCTGACGGACGGGGGGAGCGAGGTGCGCGGGCCGGTGCGATGGTGGCGGGGAAAGAGCACGCCGGCGAAGGTCGAGACGTACACGCGGTGGTCGTTCCACTTCTTCGTGGTGGTCGAGGTCGCGACGTTCGGGCTCCCGGCCTTCAGCGAGGTGCCGGCGCCGACGGCGGGCTGGCTGCTGCTGATGGTGTGCGCGCACGCGGCGGCCTGCGCGGTGACCGCGTCCCGGGCGCTGGACTGGACGCGTGGGCGCCGCGAGCAGCCCGTGCGCCTGCTGTGGGGGCTCGCCGCGATCACCGCGGTGATCGCGGCGACGGCGATCGCCGTCGAGGAGCTGGGACCGGCCGGCGACGGCGTCGACTCCGCGGCGGGCGCCCTCTTCGCGGGCGTGCTCTGCTACGGCGCCGGCGTCATCACACTCGGTGTCCGCGACCGGCTGCGCGCCTTCGCGGTCGTGGGCGGTTTCGCGGCGGCCTCCGGGATTCTGGCGCTGCCGGCGGGTGCCTCCGGGCCCGGCGCGCTCGGCGCGATGCTCGCCGTGCTGGTCGGCGCCGGGTTCCTCGCCTCCACCTCCATGTTCTCCGTCTGGCTCCTCAACGCGGTCTACGAGCTCGACGAGGCCCGCGAGACCCGCGCCCGCCTCGCCGTCGCCGAGGAACGGCTGCGGTTCGGGCGCGATCTGCACGACGTGATGGGGCGGAACCTGGCCGTGATCGCGCTGAAGAGCGAGCTCGCCGTACAGCTGGCGCGGCGCGGGCGGCCGGAGGCCGTGGACCAGATGACCGAGGTGCAGCGCATCGCGCGGGAGTCGCAGCGCGAGGTACGGGATGTCGTACGGGGATATCGCGAGGCCGACCTCGGTGTCGAACTCGCCGGTGCGCAGGGGGTGTTGACGGCGGCGGGAATCCGGTGCGAAGTGAGCGGGGAGGCGGACGGGCTGCCCGCCGAGGTGCAGTCGGCGCTCGGCTGGGTGGTGCGGGAGGCGACGACCAACGTGTTGCGGCACGGGGACGCGGGGCGGTGCGCGGTGGCCCTGCGGGTGACGCCGGAGCACGTGGTGCTGACGGTGGAGAACGACGGGGCCGGCGGTCCGCCGGGGGAGGGCGGCTCGGGGCTGACGGGGCTGCGGGAGCGGCTGACGGCGGTGGACGGGACGCTGGAGGCGGGGTCCGTCGCCGAGGACCGGTTCAGGGTGGTGGCCACGGTGCCGCTGCCGACGGCACCAGCGGTGAGCGAGGTCGTCGCGTGA
- a CDS encoding ABC transporter permease: protein MSGALTTPVGRMTALARAELTLLGRNRSALLSAVFVPLALPFSVRSVSDQMNLDDVGLSVGLVMLPAAIGFSLLFAVYATLVGVFAARREELVLKRLRAGELRDTEILCGAALPAAALGLAQALIMTAGCAVLLDVPAPKTPQLAVVGLLLGLTVCTALAAVTASFTRTVESAQVTSLPLVLVSMTASGIVVPLELLPDRLTAVCQLLPLTPVITLVRGGWSGDLSAYETLGPLMTALAWTAVGVFAVRRWFRWEPRR from the coding sequence ATGAGCGGCGCCCTGACCACCCCGGTGGGCCGTATGACCGCCCTGGCCCGCGCCGAGCTGACGCTTCTCGGACGCAACCGCAGCGCGCTCCTGTCGGCCGTGTTCGTACCGCTGGCCCTGCCGTTCAGCGTGCGGTCGGTGAGCGACCAGATGAACCTCGACGACGTCGGCCTCAGCGTCGGGCTGGTCATGCTGCCCGCCGCGATCGGCTTCTCGCTGCTCTTCGCGGTCTACGCGACGCTCGTGGGGGTCTTCGCCGCCCGGCGCGAGGAACTGGTCCTCAAGCGGCTGCGCGCCGGCGAGCTGCGCGACACCGAGATCCTCTGCGGAGCCGCGCTGCCGGCCGCCGCCCTCGGTCTCGCCCAGGCACTGATCATGACGGCGGGCTGCGCGGTCCTGCTCGACGTGCCGGCCCCGAAGACGCCCCAACTCGCCGTGGTGGGACTGCTGTTGGGCCTCACGGTGTGCACGGCCCTGGCTGCGGTCACGGCGAGCTTCACCCGGACCGTGGAGAGCGCGCAGGTCACCTCGCTGCCACTGGTCCTGGTGTCGATGACGGCCTCCGGGATCGTCGTACCGCTGGAACTGCTGCCCGACCGGCTGACCGCGGTGTGCCAACTGCTGCCGCTGACCCCGGTGATCACCCTGGTGCGCGGCGGCTGGAGCGGCGACCTCTCCGCGTACGAGACGCTCGGACCGTTGATGACCGCCCTGGCCTGGACCGCCGTGGGCGTGTTTGCTGTACGGCGGTGGTTCCGGTGGGAGCCGCGACGCTGA
- a CDS encoding ABC transporter ATP-binding protein, translating into MDTNEREHVIEVTDLRRVYGGGFEAVRGITFSVRRGEVFALLGTNGAGKTSTVELLEGLARPAGGRVRVLGHDPYTDRAAVRPRTGVMLQEGGFPSELTVAETARLWAGCTSGARPEREALAAVGLDRRAGVRVKQLSGGERRRLDLALALLGEPEVLFLDEPTTGLDAEGRRDTWDLVRALRDAGTTVLLTTHYLEEAEGLADRLAILHEGRVAAAGTPEEVTAGQPSRISFELPQGYFVGDLPPLAELGVCGHDVEGRLVRLRTRELQRAATRLLVWAEGAGVELRRLDMRSASLEEAFLGIARDTSERDALERDGAERGSAERGSPERGGSERNASPGHASEQAGEYAA; encoded by the coding sequence ATGGACACCAACGAACGCGAACACGTGATTGAGGTCACTGACCTGCGGCGTGTGTACGGGGGCGGGTTCGAGGCGGTACGCGGGATCACGTTCTCCGTGCGCCGCGGCGAGGTCTTCGCCCTGCTGGGCACCAACGGCGCGGGCAAGACGTCGACGGTCGAGCTGCTGGAGGGGCTGGCACGGCCGGCCGGCGGACGGGTGCGGGTCCTCGGCCACGATCCGTACACCGACCGGGCCGCCGTACGGCCCCGTACCGGCGTCATGCTCCAGGAGGGCGGCTTCCCCTCCGAGCTGACCGTCGCCGAGACCGCGAGGCTGTGGGCGGGCTGCACCAGCGGGGCGCGCCCCGAGCGGGAGGCACTCGCCGCGGTCGGGCTGGATCGCCGGGCCGGGGTGCGGGTGAAACAGCTGTCCGGAGGTGAGCGGCGACGCCTGGACCTGGCGCTCGCCCTGCTCGGTGAGCCCGAGGTGCTGTTCCTCGACGAGCCGACGACGGGGCTGGACGCCGAAGGACGCCGGGACACCTGGGACTTGGTGCGGGCCCTGCGCGACGCGGGGACGACCGTACTGCTCACCACGCACTACCTGGAGGAGGCGGAGGGCCTCGCCGACCGGCTCGCCATCCTGCACGAGGGCCGTGTCGCGGCGGCCGGGACACCCGAGGAGGTGACCGCCGGGCAGCCGTCGCGGATCTCCTTCGAACTGCCCCAGGGGTACTTCGTGGGGGACCTGCCGCCGCTGGCCGAGCTGGGCGTGTGCGGCCACGACGTGGAGGGGCGCCTCGTCCGGCTGCGGACCCGGGAGCTCCAGCGGGCGGCCACCCGGCTGCTGGTGTGGGCCGAGGGAGCGGGCGTCGAACTGCGGAGGCTGGACATGCGCTCGGCTTCACTGGAGGAGGCGTTCCTGGGCATCGCGCGGGACACGTCGGAGCGGGACGCGTTGGAGCGGGACGGCGCCGAGCGGGGATCGGCGGAGCGGGGATCGCCCGAGCGGGGCGGGTCGGAGCGGAACGCCTCACCTGGGCACGCGTCGGAGCAGGCCGGAGAGTACGCGGCATGA
- a CDS encoding Lsr2 family protein produces the protein MAQRVVVTLFDDIDGSEAAETIAFGLDGKSYEIDLNQANAKKLRKALEPYLEAGRKRSRSGRAYRQTEVAPDPAAVRAWAQANKMDVPARGRIPKKVYEAFAEAQ, from the coding sequence GTGGCGCAGCGTGTCGTAGTCACTCTCTTTGACGACATCGACGGCTCGGAAGCGGCGGAGACGATCGCCTTCGGGCTCGACGGCAAGTCGTACGAGATCGACCTGAACCAAGCCAATGCCAAGAAACTGCGTAAGGCACTCGAGCCGTACCTCGAGGCCGGCCGCAAGCGTTCGCGGTCGGGCCGGGCGTACCGGCAGACGGAGGTCGCCCCCGACCCGGCGGCCGTCCGGGCATGGGCCCAGGCGAACAAGATGGACGTCCCGGCGCGCGGCCGGATCCCCAAGAAGGTCTACGAGGCGTTCGCCGAGGCGCAGTGA
- the purS gene encoding phosphoribosylformylglycinamidine synthase subunit PurS, with translation MARVVVDVMLKPEILDPQGQAVQRALPRLGFEGISDVRQGKRFELEVDGPVDEAALARIHDLAESFLANTVIEDFTVKVEEVAGAAK, from the coding sequence GTGGCACGCGTCGTAGTCGACGTCATGCTCAAGCCGGAGATCCTCGACCCCCAGGGCCAGGCGGTGCAGCGCGCACTGCCGCGGCTGGGTTTCGAAGGCATCTCCGACGTACGTCAGGGAAAGCGATTCGAACTGGAAGTTGACGGCCCGGTCGACGAGGCCGCGCTCGCCCGCATCCACGATCTTGCGGAATCCTTCCTCGCCAACACCGTGATCGAGGACTTCACCGTCAAGGTGGAGGAAGTCGCGGGGGCCGCGAAGTGA
- the purQ gene encoding phosphoribosylformylglycinamidine synthase subunit PurQ encodes MTARIGVVTFPGSLDDRDTQRAIRVAGAEPVALWHKDKDLKQVDAVVLCGGFSYGDYLRAGAIARFSPVMEPLLEQAKVGLPVLGICNGFQILTEAHLLPGAMLGNDHLHFICRDQKLRVENADTAWTTDYSAGQEIHIPLKNMDGRYVADEYTLDQLEAEGRVAFRYMDFNPNGSLRDIAGITNAAGNVVGLMPHPEHAVESLIGTGRTDGLPFFTSILKKLVNA; translated from the coding sequence GTGACCGCTCGTATTGGCGTCGTCACTTTCCCCGGCAGCCTCGACGACCGGGACACCCAGCGCGCGATCCGCGTCGCGGGCGCCGAACCGGTCGCTCTCTGGCACAAGGACAAGGACCTCAAGCAGGTCGACGCCGTGGTGCTGTGCGGGGGTTTCTCCTACGGCGACTATCTGCGGGCCGGAGCCATCGCGCGCTTCTCGCCGGTGATGGAACCGCTCCTCGAGCAGGCGAAGGTCGGTCTTCCGGTCCTCGGCATCTGCAACGGATTCCAGATCCTCACCGAGGCCCACCTGCTGCCCGGTGCGATGCTCGGCAACGACCACCTCCACTTCATCTGCCGCGACCAGAAGCTGCGGGTGGAGAACGCGGACACCGCCTGGACGACCGACTACTCGGCCGGCCAGGAGATCCACATCCCGCTGAAGAACATGGACGGCCGGTACGTCGCCGACGAGTACACCCTCGACCAGCTCGAGGCCGAGGGCCGCGTCGCCTTCCGGTACATGGACTTCAACCCCAACGGCAGCCTCCGTGACATCGCCGGCATCACCAACGCGGCCGGCAACGTCGTGGGCCTGATGCCGCACCCGGAGCACGCCGTCGAGTCGCTGATCGGTACCGGTCGTACCGACGGCCTGCCGTTCTTCACCTCGATCCTCAAGAAGCTGGTCAACGCATGA